From the Alloalcanivorax dieselolei B5 genome, one window contains:
- a CDS encoding AbrB family transcriptional regulator has product MTTSDTRKRLSWLLLILLSVAAATLMRQLQLPAAFMLGPMIAAVVVALSGSGLRLHRNFSLGAQSVMGCLIAGFITPKLLAVYMDHWLLLTTINLTTMAIIVVISVVIARRRWLPNTTAIWGLFPGAASAMVLLADTHHSDPRVVAMMQYSRIVLVSVASIAMAALLDQMHDGGASAAGPLRLTWSLPTDYLPILAGLALALCGYTISKLTGNGTLALLIPAFGGTALQGAGLVTIEVPSFIFIPAFAMTGWYVGLTFTRGAIKHCLKLLPIMLSAAAVVILMCGLMALLLARTVPGIDLLTAYLALSPGGIETIIIIARDADVVLPLILASQFLRLLIVLSIGPRVARAVAGWQSRQ; this is encoded by the coding sequence ATGACAACAAGCGACACTCGAAAACGTCTCTCATGGCTCCTGCTTATCCTGCTGTCGGTGGCAGCCGCCACCTTGATGCGCCAACTGCAACTGCCGGCGGCTTTCATGCTTGGTCCGATGATCGCCGCGGTAGTCGTCGCCCTGAGCGGCAGCGGTCTTCGTCTGCACAGGAACTTCTCGCTCGGCGCGCAAAGTGTCATGGGCTGCCTGATCGCCGGCTTCATCACACCGAAGCTGCTGGCCGTCTACATGGATCACTGGTTGCTGCTGACAACCATCAACCTCACCACCATGGCCATTATCGTGGTCATCAGTGTTGTCATCGCGCGGCGTCGCTGGTTGCCCAACACCACCGCCATCTGGGGGCTCTTTCCCGGGGCGGCCTCCGCCATGGTCCTTCTCGCCGATACCCACCATTCCGATCCGCGCGTCGTCGCGATGATGCAGTACTCCCGAATCGTGCTGGTTTCCGTCGCCTCCATTGCCATGGCAGCGTTGCTTGACCAGATGCATGATGGCGGTGCATCAGCAGCGGGCCCGCTCCGGTTGACCTGGTCTCTGCCCACGGATTATCTGCCCATCCTCGCCGGGCTGGCCCTGGCACTGTGCGGCTACACCATCAGCAAACTGACCGGCAACGGCACTCTGGCACTGCTAATCCCCGCTTTCGGCGGTACCGCCTTGCAAGGAGCCGGCTTGGTCACGATCGAGGTTCCGTCATTCATCTTCATTCCCGCTTTCGCCATGACCGGTTGGTACGTGGGGCTGACGTTCACTCGTGGCGCGATCAAGCACTGCCTCAAGCTGTTACCGATCATGTTGTCGGCGGCGGCGGTGGTCATTCTCATGTGCGGCCTGATGGCGCTACTGCTGGCGCGCACGGTCCCGGGCATCGACTTGCTGACCGCCTACCTGGCGTTGAGCCCGGGCGGCATCGAAACCATCATTATTATCGCCAGGGACGCCGACGTGGTTCTGCCACTGATACTGGCTTCGCAGTTCCTGCGCCTGTTGATCGTGCTGTCGATAGGCCCCAGAGTCGCCAGAGCGGTGGCGGGCTGGCAGAGCCGGCAGTAA